In one window of Ferriphaselus amnicola DNA:
- a CDS encoding deoxyguanosinetriphosphate triphosphohydrolase family protein, translating to MPNKLYSENCQHRQLQSGKTDSAFRSPYRRDYARLIHSPAFRRLQGKTQLYPGHESDFFRNRLTHSLEVAQIAKSIAQKLNHDNEFLRTNPIDCDLVEFAALAHDLGHPPFGHNGEHALDDCMKRWGGFEGNAQTLRILAVSEKKETTDGGLDGVTLKGEDNRIGLNLTFRSLAAILKYDNEIPVSRKNADKLVKGYYCTEKPLVSQIREVVASDYPAHFPLKTVECQIMDIADDIAYSTYDLEDGLKGGFVNPLMLLSIARTDTELLQRVTDKVKKECPDAKSEDVLKAIAYTFRRDINGKTEQQPEDEQKIVSPLDEYILSRLIASNGYSRAALTSSLVDSFINSISISIDHDRPALSKVTMDPRVKIQVESLKHLNYEVTIMSPRLKLVEYRGYEIVKTIFRALSEDDGYLLLPQDVRESHQRLQKSADKMRLICDFVSGMTDRYAIEFFGRLKQGDQSIFKPF from the coding sequence ATGCCCAATAAGTTGTACAGTGAGAATTGTCAGCATCGTCAACTTCAGTCTGGAAAAACTGACTCCGCTTTTCGTTCGCCATATCGGAGAGATTACGCAAGACTGATCCACTCTCCTGCCTTTCGACGACTACAGGGGAAAACTCAACTTTACCCAGGACATGAGTCGGATTTCTTTCGCAATCGCCTGACTCACTCTCTTGAAGTAGCGCAGATCGCAAAAAGCATAGCGCAAAAGCTGAATCATGATAATGAGTTTCTGCGGACAAACCCAATTGACTGTGATTTAGTGGAATTTGCCGCATTGGCACACGACTTGGGACATCCTCCATTTGGACATAACGGGGAGCATGCGCTTGATGATTGCATGAAGCGCTGGGGTGGGTTTGAGGGGAATGCACAAACACTGCGCATTTTAGCTGTATCAGAAAAGAAGGAAACAACAGATGGGGGGCTTGACGGGGTTACGCTAAAGGGTGAGGACAATCGCATTGGACTAAATCTGACATTCCGTTCACTAGCTGCAATATTGAAGTACGACAATGAGATTCCGGTCTCACGAAAAAATGCCGACAAGCTTGTGAAGGGTTATTACTGCACAGAAAAACCACTTGTTAGCCAAATCCGAGAAGTCGTTGCAAGCGACTATCCCGCGCATTTTCCCCTAAAGACAGTTGAATGTCAGATTATGGACATTGCTGACGATATTGCTTACTCAACCTATGATTTAGAAGATGGACTCAAGGGCGGGTTTGTTAATCCACTTATGCTTCTGAGTATCGCTCGCACTGATACAGAGTTACTTCAACGGGTAACAGATAAAGTCAAGAAAGAATGTCCCGATGCCAAGTCAGAGGATGTGCTTAAAGCAATAGCCTATACTTTTAGGCGAGATATAAATGGCAAAACAGAACAACAGCCAGAAGACGAACAGAAAATAGTCTCGCCCCTCGACGAGTATATACTATCCAGATTAATTGCCAGCAACGGATATTCTAGAGCAGCCTTGACCTCTAGTCTTGTGGATAGTTTTATAAATAGCATCTCCATTTCGATAGATCATGACAGACCTGCCCTATCTAAAGTTACGATGGATCCAAGAGTAAAAATACAGGTTGAGTCTCTTAAGCACCTTAACTATGAGGTGACCATCATGTCGCCACGCCTAAAGTTGGTTGAATATCGTGGCTATGAAATAGTGAAAACAATATTCAGGGCACTTTCTGAGGATGATGGATATCTTCTACTTCCTCAGGATGTGAGGGAGTCCCATCAGCGTTTGCAGAAATCAGCGGATAAGATGCGACTTATTTGTGATTTTGTTTCAGGCATGACGGACCGATACGCGATTGAGTTTTTCGGGAGATTAAAACAGGGCGATCAGTCCATATTCAAGCCATTCTAG
- the gspG gene encoding type II secretion system major pseudopilin GspG — MKYSKFSCGTQRQSSAGRYDGFTLLELLVVMVIIGLLASYVGPKYFNQIGKSEVKAARAQLDALDKSLDQYRLDTGHYPSTEQGLNALVQPPASEAKWSGPYLKKDVPLDPWGAAYQYKAPDEHGEFDLFSFGKDGQLGGTGEAADITNW; from the coding sequence ATGAAATATTCCAAGTTTAGCTGCGGTACCCAACGCCAGTCATCTGCTGGTCGATATGACGGATTTACGCTCCTGGAGCTGCTTGTTGTGATGGTCATCATTGGCTTGCTCGCCAGCTATGTCGGTCCCAAATACTTCAACCAAATCGGCAAGTCCGAGGTTAAGGCGGCGCGGGCACAGCTTGATGCACTGGATAAGTCACTGGATCAATATCGCTTGGATACCGGCCATTATCCGAGCACGGAGCAAGGCTTGAACGCATTGGTACAGCCACCTGCCAGTGAAGCCAAATGGTCAGGCCCGTATCTGAAGAAAGACGTCCCTCTTGATCCTTGGGGCGCGGCTTACCAATACAAAGCTCCAGATGAGCATGGTGAATTCGATCTTTTCTCATTCGGAAAAGATGGTCAACTGGGCGGAACTGGCGAGGCGGCGGATATTACTAATTGGTAG